In Chloroflexia bacterium SDU3-3, the genomic stretch GGGCCAGGCTGTTCAGCGCCCGCACCACCCATATGGTGATCGACCGCGAAACCCGCCGCCCGGTGCGCCTGCCCGAGTACCTGCTAGAGCTGCTTGGCTAACCTGCTCTGCCGCATAGCAATGCGCGAGAGCTGCCATTCCGCTGGCGGCTCTCGCCTTTTCTGATGCGGGCAGCCGCAACATGACAGCCCGTGGTTTGCTGGTACAATGGTAGAAGATGGCACACATGATCGCACAATATCCTGGCCTGCGCACCCCTTGCTGTGTGGGGTTGGCGCGGGGATGATTGTGTGATAGCGTTTTACCGATGCGTATTCTGATTTACGTCGGCCCGGCACCGTCGCGCGAGCTGGTGCTGCAGATCTGCAAGCCCATCGTGCGGCAGGTCGCCACATCGCTCACCCTTGTCACCTCGGCCTGCCCCAGCGAGCGCGAGCTGCTGTACGATGCGCAGCGCCGCCTCGCGCCGCCCGCCGGGATGGAGGTGGCTCAGCGCGCGCTGGCCGAGACAGCCCAGGCGGCCATCCTTGCGGCCTCGCGCGAGCACGCCTACGACCTGGTGATCTTCGGGCGGCTGCAGAGCACGGCCAGCCGCCTGATGCCCGAGTCGCAGAGCAAGGCCACCGCCCAGCGGCTGGAGCCAGCGGTGCTGCGCGTGCACGGCTCGGCCCGCCCGCTGCGGCGCGTGCTGGTGGCCAGCGGCGGCGACGACCACACCTTTGAAGATATCGCGATCGCGGCCCGGCTGGCCCGCCCGCTGGGGGCCTCGGTGACGCTGCTGCACGTGATGTCGCCGCACTCACAGCTGGTCAGCAGCTTCCCACAGCTGTTCGCCGATGCGCTTGAGGAGGCCCGCACCAGCGAGGCGCGGGTGATCCGCGATGCCGCCCAGTGGCTCAGCAGCCAGGGCGTGCCCACCCAGGTCAAGGGCCGCGTGGGCCTGGTGATCGACGAGATCATGGCCGAGCTGCGGGTAGGCAGCTACGACCTGCTGGTGATCGGCGCGCACCGGGCGGTCAGCGCGCTCGACCAGATCATGCTGGAGGATGTGACGGGAGATCTGCTGGATATTAGCCCGCTGCCAGTGCTGCTGGTGAAGTAGCGCGGTGCGGGCTGCAAGAGGAGACCACGATGGCCCTGCGCCGGATTCTGCGGATCGATGACCCCAACGACAATAAGGTGCTGAAGTCGCGCTCGCACCCGGTGAAGCTGCCCAACCCCGCGCTGCGCGCGCTGGCCGAGGATATGTTCGAGACCATGGAGGCTGCCAACGGCGCTGGCCTCGCCGCCCCGCAGATCGGCCTGCTGCAGCGCATGGCCGTGATCGGCTTTGGCCAGAAGACCGCCACGCTGCCCGATGGCAGCGAGGTGGTGACCCGGCCTGCGGCGCACTACGTGCTGATCAACCCACAGATCGTGAAGGCCAGCCCGGTCAAAGAGAAGATCATGGATGGCTGCCTGAGCCTGCCCGGCTGGTATGGCGAGGTGGAGCGTGCCACCTGGGTGACGGTGGACTACCTCGATCTGGATGGCCGCCCGCAGCGCATCCGCAAGGCCACCGGCATGCTCTCCTGGGCGCTCCAGCACGAGATCGATCACCTGAACGGCGTGCTGTTCACCGAGCACCTGCGCGATCTTTCCACGCTCAAGTTTTACGGCACTGAAGAGGATGCCTAGCGGCTTCCCCAGCGCTGGCGCACCAGCTCGGCCAGCACCTGGCCGAGCGCCTCGGCAGAGGGAGCGCGGGCGATCTGGCTGGGCAGGAAGGGCTGTAGGCGCTCTACATAGGGCAGCTGCATATTGACCGCGCCCTGCTCGGCCACCAGCAGCGGTAGGGCCGCCGCCCGCAGCGGCTCGTCGGCATCCAGCGCGGCATCCAGCCTGGGCGGCGCACCGAGCAGCGCTGCCAGCGCGCAGCTGCCAAATGCCAGCCCCCGCGCGAGCATGTCGGCGGGGGCCAGGTCGATGATGGCGATCTCGGCGTCGGGGTTGGCCAGCAGGGCGCGGCACTGGTCGAAGCTGGCCGCCGTGGCCCAGACCGCCCGCCAGCCGCCTCGCGCCAGTTCATCCGCCAGCCCGCGCGCGAGCGTCGCCGCGCCGCAGGTGGCCACCAATGGTATGCCCCCCGCCCCCCGCCACGGGCCAGCCATCCCCGCGCCCGACGCGAGGTCGGCCAGCGCCACGGCTCGCCCGCGCGCCCCATAGCCGAACTGGATCTGCCCATCGGCGCGCTGAAAGGTGGGGATGCCGCGCACGCTGGCCTCGGCCATGGCCTGGATCGCGCCGATAGGCAGCCGCAGCGCCGCCACGCGCTCCTGCAGCAGCAGCATCTGGTCGTCGTCATCCCAGCCGCCGTCGCCCGCCTCGTGGGCATCCAGGCCGTCGAGCAGGTAGCCGAGCAGCGCCGCGCCCAGCTGCGGGGTGGGCGTCTCGAACCACACCTGGGTGGCCAGCCCGCCTGGCGCGGGTGCGCTGGCGATCTGCAGCGCGGCGATGGTGAGGCCAGCGCGCTGCACGCCGTTGCGCAGGCCGTTGCGCAGCGCCGCGCCGATATCGCGCGGGGCGATGGCGTGCAGCAGCACGCCGGGGCGCGGGCCAGCGATGTTGGGGCCGTCGAAGCACAGCATTCGGATGCGCTGGATGGGCATAGGGGTTCCGATCTTTTGGGGGGATGATGACCTACCACGATCTGCACGCGCCGATGATACCAGCCATCGCCGCCCTGCTGCAAGCGCGCCCTGCGGCCTGCGAGCGCCCGTGGGTGCTGGATCTGGCCAGCGGCGCAGGCGAGAAGCTGGGCCTGATCCGTGCGGCCTATGGCCCTGGCGCGCGTGTGATCGCGCTGGATGTGGATGCGGGCGCGCTGCGTGGCCTTGGCCCAGGCGCGCTGGCCGCCGACGCCCACGCGCTGCCGCTGGCCGAGGGCAGCCTGGATGTGGCGGTGTGCATCGCCGCGTTTGGCCTATTTGCCCGGCCCGCCCTGGCGGCGCGCGAGCTGCACCGCGTGCTGCGGCCTGGCGGCGCAGCGCTGGTGATCACCGCCGAGCAGCGCTGGGCCGCTGTCACGCGCTGGCCTGGGGCGCTGGCGGGGCACGTGGGCGCGGCGCTGCCCCAGGCCCACCCCGACCACGCCGCGCCAGCCCAGGCCCTAGCCGTGGCGGGCGGCTTCGCCGGCCACCGGGCCTACGCGCTGGCTGCTGATCTGGCCCCCGAGCCGCACGCGGCGGCGCTGGCCCTGCTGGGCTGGGCCGAGATCGCCCCGCTGCTGGCCGCCCCGCTGCCGCCAGCGCTGGCCGCCGCCTGCGATCTGGCCCAGCGGGAAGCCGAGATCGAGCTGATCGAGGTGCTGCTGGCCGCCTGGCTTCTTCGGGGCGCAGGCGCGATTTGCAATTCCTAAAGACCTATGGTATACTGCGCCACGTCGATGCGGGAGTGGCTCAGTTGGTAGAGCGGCACCTTGCCAAGGTGCAGGTCGCGGGTTCGAACCCCGTCTCCCGCTCCATTTCAAATAGGCTGTACAACCGGCCTTATACTCATGTATGCGGGAGTGGCTCAGTTGGTAGAGCGGCACCTTGCCAAGGTGCAGGTCGCGGGTTCGAACCCCGTCTCCCGCTCCATACACAGAAAGTCAGCCGAGAGGCTGGCTTTTTTGTTGTGTGTCGTAGGCCGCGTGTTAGGCTTCTCAGCTTTATGCTATACTCAGGGCGGATGTGCTTGCCGGGAACGTAGCGCTGTATCTTCGCTGTAGCCGAGCCATGCGCCATGCAAACATCGCCTTCTTCATCAACACGCCCATCCGACCAGCTCGATCTGCGCTCGGTCGCGCTGATGCGCAGCTTCTTCGTCACCATGCTGGTCTTCGCGGTGGTGGGAGCCACCCTGCCCTTCGCTACCGGGCTGAGCATGGATGTGAAGTCCGGGCTCTCGGCGGCGATCGCGGTCAGCGCGGTCCCCTCTATGGTGGGTATCTGGTTCCTGCGCCGTGGCGCGATCCGCGCGGCGGTATGGGTGGTGAGCCTGGGGCTGGTGCTGGTGGCCTCGCTGGTGCTTGCCGCCACGGGCCTAGCCGCCAGCGGAGCGACCCTGTGCATCTACGCCATCCCTGTGGTGATCGCGGGGGTGCTGCTGGGCGGTCGCGGCGCGGTGGCGATCGCGGCGGCCAGCGTGGCGGGCGTGCTGGCGTGCGTGGCGCTTGAGCGGCTGGGCGCGCCGATCGTGGGGCTGGCCGCGCCCAGCGGCGATAACACCGTGGGCATTGTGGGCGGCTTTGTGGTGGTGCTGGCGATCACCGCGTTCTGCGTTGGCCGCTTCGGCGGCGAGCTGCGGCGGTCGCTGGCCAGCGCGCTAGAGCGCGAACACGAGCTGGCCGCGCTGAGCGGCTCGCTGGAGCACAAGGTGGCCGAGCGCACCGCAGCCCTTCAGCACGCCCTGGATGAGCTGGCCGAGCGCTCGGTCGCGCAGCAGATCCTGCTGGATGAGCTGGCCGAGCAGCGCCAGGTGATCGACGAGATGACCCTGCCGATCCTGCCCGTGGGCCGGGGCATGTTTGTGCTGCCGCTGATCGGCGCGCTGGATGGCGGGCGGATGCAGATGGCGCAGCAGCGCGCGTTGGCGGTGGCTGGGCGCGGCGGTGCGCGCCACCTGATCGTGGATGTGTCGGGCGTGCCGGTGATCGATACGGCGGTGGCCCAGGGCCTGCTCGCGCTGGTGGCGAGCGCGCGGCTGGTAGGCCTTCAGATCACGCTGGTGGGCATTCGCCCCGAGGTGGCGCAGGCCCTAGTCTCGCTGGGCGTGGATCTGGCCCAGGTGCGCACGGAGGCCGATCTTGAGAGTGCGCTGGCGCAGCTTGGACGTTAGGGGGACATATGGCTGGGTCAGGCCCGCTGGTGGCGCTCGTGGTTGGCGGCAGCGGCTTCCTCGGCAGCGCGCTGGTGCGCACGCTGCTGGGGCGCGGCTGGCAGGTGCGCGTGTTCGACCGAAAGCCCTGCGCGGTGCCGGGCGCGGCGTATGTGGGCGGCGATATCCTGCGCCCCGACGAGCTGCGCGCGGCCTGCGCGGGGGTGGATGCGGTGTTCCAGTGCGCCTCGGTGATCGAGTGGCGGCCTGGGGCCGACCGCGTGCTGCACGAGGTGAATGTGGTGGGCAACCGCAACGTGATCGCGGCCTGCGTGGCGGCGGGGGTGCCGCGCCTGATCTATACCAGCTCGATCGATGTGGTGTTCGATGGCCGCCCCATCCGCGCTGGCGACGAGCGCCTGCCCTACCCGGCGCGCTTTCTCGACACCTACAGCCGCACCAAGGCCGCCGCCGAGCGCGAGGTGATCGCCGCCAATGGGCGCGGGCAGCTGCTCACCTGCGCCATCCGGCCAGTGGGCATCTTCGGCCCCGACGACCATGTGCGCATCCCCGCGATCATCCAGGCGGCCCGCCAGGGCCAGCTGGTGCGGGTTCGCCCCGAGGGTAGCCGCTACGACCACGTGTATGTGGACAATGTGGCGCACATGCATGCGCTGGCCGCCGAGCGGCTGCTGCCTGGCTCGCCGGTGGCAGGCCAGTGCTATTTTGCCACCGACGGCGAGCCGACGCCGTTTATCGACTTTTTCGCGCCCTACCTGGCGACCTATGGTCTGGCGTTGCCCGCGCGCACTATCCCCTTCCGGCTGGCCTACGGCTTCGCCGCCGCCAGCGAGCTGTGGGCGAGGCTGTGGCCGCGCGCGCCTGCGGGCCAGCCGCTGACGCGCTATGTGATCGCCACGCTGGGGAACGACTGCTATGTGTCGTACGCCAAGGCCGCGCGCGACCTGGGCTATGCCCCGCTGGTGAGCCGGGCCGAGGCCATAGAGCGCACGCTGGCCTGGCTGCGCGCTGCCTACCCGGCAGGCCTGGTGGCGTGATCGGGGAGATAAAAGATCGCGAGGGGTGGAAAAAGCGCCGGAAGTACATTCCGGCGCTTTCCTATGCGTTGACAGCCAGCTGCAGCGGCGGGATGGTGCGCAGCTCGCGCAGTCGCTGGAGCGACTCGGTGGCGGCCTCGTGCACGGAGATGTCGCCGTGGTCGGCGGCGCGCTGGAGCGCGGTGATCACCTCGGGCATCGCGGCCACGTGGCCGATCCGGCCAAGCGCGCGGGCCGCCGCCTCGCGGGTGTAGGTGTCGCGGTCATCCAGCAGCTTGGTCAGCTTCTGCACCAGCGAGGGCGCGCCGGCGATCTCGCCCAGCTGGCCCAGCACCAGCGCCGCCGAGGAGCGCACGAAGCTGTCGGTGTCG encodes the following:
- the def gene encoding peptide deformylase; the encoded protein is MALRRILRIDDPNDNKVLKSRSHPVKLPNPALRALAEDMFETMEAANGAGLAAPQIGLLQRMAVIGFGQKTATLPDGSEVVTRPAAHYVLINPQIVKASPVKEKIMDGCLSLPGWYGEVERATWVTVDYLDLDGRPQRIRKATGMLSWALQHEIDHLNGVLFTEHLRDLSTLKFYGTEEDA
- a CDS encoding class I SAM-dependent methyltransferase, producing MMTYHDLHAPMIPAIAALLQARPAACERPWVLDLASGAGEKLGLIRAAYGPGARVIALDVDAGALRGLGPGALAADAHALPLAEGSLDVAVCIAAFGLFARPALAARELHRVLRPGGAALVITAEQRWAAVTRWPGALAGHVGAALPQAHPDHAAPAQALAVAGGFAGHRAYALAADLAPEPHAAALALLGWAEIAPLLAAPLPPALAAACDLAQREAEIELIEVLLAAWLLRGAGAICNS
- a CDS encoding universal stress protein encodes the protein MRILIYVGPAPSRELVLQICKPIVRQVATSLTLVTSACPSERELLYDAQRRLAPPAGMEVAQRALAETAQAAILAASREHAYDLVIFGRLQSTASRLMPESQSKATAQRLEPAVLRVHGSARPLRRVLVASGGDDHTFEDIAIAARLARPLGASVTLLHVMSPHSQLVSSFPQLFADALEEARTSEARVIRDAAQWLSSQGVPTQVKGRVGLVIDEIMAELRVGSYDLLVIGAHRAVSALDQIMLEDVTGDLLDISPLPVLLVK
- a CDS encoding NAD-dependent epimerase/dehydratase family protein, translating into MAGSGPLVALVVGGSGFLGSALVRTLLGRGWQVRVFDRKPCAVPGAAYVGGDILRPDELRAACAGVDAVFQCASVIEWRPGADRVLHEVNVVGNRNVIAACVAAGVPRLIYTSSIDVVFDGRPIRAGDERLPYPARFLDTYSRTKAAAEREVIAANGRGQLLTCAIRPVGIFGPDDHVRIPAIIQAARQGQLVRVRPEGSRYDHVYVDNVAHMHALAAERLLPGSPVAGQCYFATDGEPTPFIDFFAPYLATYGLALPARTIPFRLAYGFAAASELWARLWPRAPAGQPLTRYVIATLGNDCYVSYAKAARDLGYAPLVSRAEAIERTLAWLRAAYPAGLVA
- a CDS encoding STAS domain-containing protein, which translates into the protein MQTSPSSSTRPSDQLDLRSVALMRSFFVTMLVFAVVGATLPFATGLSMDVKSGLSAAIAVSAVPSMVGIWFLRRGAIRAAVWVVSLGLVLVASLVLAATGLAASGATLCIYAIPVVIAGVLLGGRGAVAIAAASVAGVLACVALERLGAPIVGLAAPSGDNTVGIVGGFVVVLAITAFCVGRFGGELRRSLASALEREHELAALSGSLEHKVAERTAALQHALDELAERSVAQQILLDELAEQRQVIDEMTLPILPVGRGMFVLPLIGALDGGRMQMAQQRALAVAGRGGARHLIVDVSGVPVIDTAVAQGLLALVASARLVGLQITLVGIRPEVAQALVSLGVDLAQVRTEADLESALAQLGR
- a CDS encoding DUF4938 domain-containing protein; amino-acid sequence: MPIQRIRMLCFDGPNIAGPRPGVLLHAIAPRDIGAALRNGLRNGVQRAGLTIAALQIASAPAPGGLATQVWFETPTPQLGAALLGYLLDGLDAHEAGDGGWDDDDQMLLLQERVAALRLPIGAIQAMAEASVRGIPTFQRADGQIQFGYGARGRAVALADLASGAGMAGPWRGAGGIPLVATCGAATLARGLADELARGGWRAVWATAASFDQCRALLANPDAEIAIIDLAPADMLARGLAFGSCALAALLGAPPRLDAALDADEPLRAAALPLLVAEQGAVNMQLPYVERLQPFLPSQIARAPSAEALGQVLAELVRQRWGSR